From Pseudomonas sp. LS1212, the proteins below share one genomic window:
- a CDS encoding OprD family porin produces MFKFQTLTRLACGLAIFIPVTSRADVVADSHLSLGLRNFYLDRDFHQNDAPRSRVGSWSQGFDLQVKSGYTDGAVQFGLDAGVQYAYRLDGGGGRSPDTVLPYDASKGEPVHDYGRGGLTAKARFSKTEVKVGEHRPTLPVAYMDDSRQLVTTYEGATIESREWDKLTLNAGRFWQIATRESSNREDIYLFGRSPSGTSDGLNFAGARYDFTPSLNGTYYYAQLEDIYNQNYLALAHTAALGDGYTLKSDVRYYSSKETGREVAGPVDNQAIGFLESLRKGGHTFTVGYQRMIGDTGFPTFNGYAPQPTLVNWSTVAFIRPNERSWQLRYDYDFAAMAVPGLKFMTRYLRGTDIRRADGLSDDVESERNFVLSYVIQNGPFKGLGFEGRNITVKTRYGADYDENRLITSYTWSFW; encoded by the coding sequence GTGTTTAAATTTCAGACCCTGACTCGTCTTGCCTGTGGCCTGGCGATATTCATCCCTGTGACCAGCCGCGCCGATGTGGTGGCTGACAGTCATCTGAGCCTGGGCTTGCGCAATTTTTATCTGGACCGCGATTTTCACCAGAACGATGCACCAAGGTCGCGAGTCGGCAGCTGGTCGCAAGGTTTCGATCTGCAGGTCAAGTCCGGTTACACCGATGGGGCGGTGCAGTTTGGCCTGGATGCGGGCGTGCAATATGCCTACCGCCTCGACGGCGGTGGCGGGCGCTCGCCCGACACGGTCCTGCCATACGATGCCAGCAAAGGCGAGCCCGTGCACGATTACGGACGTGGTGGGTTGACAGCCAAGGCCCGCTTCTCAAAAACCGAGGTCAAGGTCGGCGAGCATCGTCCAACCTTGCCGGTGGCGTACATGGATGACTCTCGTCAATTGGTGACCACTTATGAAGGGGCGACAATCGAATCCAGGGAATGGGACAAACTGACCCTCAACGCTGGGCGCTTCTGGCAGATCGCGACGCGTGAATCCTCCAATCGCGAAGACATCTACCTGTTCGGACGCAGCCCGTCCGGAACCAGCGATGGCCTCAACTTTGCCGGGGCTCGCTATGACTTTACCCCCAGCTTGAATGGCACCTATTACTACGCCCAACTGGAAGACATCTACAACCAGAACTATCTGGCACTGGCCCATACGGCTGCCCTAGGCGATGGGTATACATTGAAGTCGGACGTGCGTTACTACAGCAGCAAGGAAACGGGCCGAGAGGTTGCCGGCCCTGTCGACAATCAGGCCATTGGTTTCCTGGAATCGCTGCGCAAGGGCGGCCATACTTTCACCGTGGGCTATCAGCGCATGATAGGTGATACGGGTTTTCCGACGTTCAATGGCTATGCGCCGCAGCCGACGCTGGTGAACTGGTCGACTGTCGCTTTTATCCGCCCCAATGAGCGCTCCTGGCAATTGCGCTACGACTACGACTTCGCCGCGATGGCGGTGCCGGGCTTGAAGTTCATGACCCGTTACCTGCGCGGCACGGACATCAGGCGAGCGGACGGGTTGAGTGATGACGTGGAAAGCGAGCGCAATTTCGTACTTTCCTATGTCATCCAGAACGGGCCGTTCAAGGGCCTGGGGTTCGAGGGGCGGAACATTACGGTCAAGACCCGATACGGCGCTGATTATGACGAGAACCGTTTGATCACTTCCTATACCTGGTCGTTTTGGTAG
- a CDS encoding alpha/beta hydrolase: protein MATKPNIILVHGAWGDASHWRHVIPLLHGAGYKVVAVQNPLTSLADDIERTGRLVAAQTGPTLLVGHSYGGAVITGAGNAPNVVGLVYIAAFAPDEGDSLGSLFARREPPAGAAAIRPDQDGFLWLDQATFHQNFGADLDATDALVMAVAQKPIAARCFEDKCGAPAWKSKPSWYQVSADDRMIPPETQAWMAERIGARRTITLQSSHASLASHPREIFELIEEAAKGSNT from the coding sequence ATGGCAACTAAGCCGAACATCATCCTGGTTCACGGCGCGTGGGGCGATGCCTCCCATTGGCGCCACGTGATCCCGCTGCTCCATGGCGCTGGATATAAGGTGGTAGCCGTACAAAATCCCCTCACCTCACTGGCCGACGACATCGAACGTACCGGCAGGCTGGTCGCCGCGCAAACCGGGCCAACCCTGCTGGTCGGGCACTCTTATGGGGGCGCTGTGATCACCGGAGCCGGCAATGCGCCCAATGTGGTCGGGCTGGTCTATATCGCGGCATTTGCGCCTGACGAGGGTGACAGCCTCGGCAGCCTTTTTGCCCGCCGCGAGCCACCTGCAGGGGCTGCTGCAATCCGTCCCGACCAGGATGGTTTCCTCTGGCTCGACCAGGCCACCTTTCACCAGAACTTCGGCGCCGATCTCGATGCGACCGATGCCTTGGTGATGGCCGTGGCGCAGAAGCCCATTGCCGCACGTTGCTTCGAGGACAAGTGCGGTGCACCTGCGTGGAAGAGCAAACCAAGCTGGTACCAGGTGTCGGCCGATGACCGCATGATTCCTCCTGAAACACAGGCCTGGATGGCCGAGCGGATCGGGGCTAGACGGACGATTACCTTACAGTCCAGTCATGCGTCGCTGGCTTCGCATCCACGGGAGATTTTCGAGCTGATTGAAGAAGCGGCCAAGGGTTCGAACACCTGA
- a CDS encoding transporter, which yields MTKTKRILGLLVLLPAAAAQADEGGISFWLPGQFGALAAAPTEPGWSLPLIYYHVSADESANKPFPRGGRSTLGLDAKADLLFASPTYTFAEPLLGAQAAVSMVAAVGRSEVSVDATITGPRGRSFSGGVDDSLNGGSDLYLLGTLKWNHGVHNFMAYSMGNIPVGAYDPDRLVNIGLGHASLDAGGGYTYFDKENEFSAVAGMTYNWENTDVDYQNGIDAHLDWSASHFITGQTHMGLVGYFYHQLTGDSGSGATLGDFKSRVSGVGPQAGHFFKVGEQLWYSNLKGYYEFDAKNRAEGWNLWLTLVIPLSGKQ from the coding sequence ATGACGAAAACCAAAAGGATTTTAGGGCTGCTGGTTCTGTTACCTGCAGCCGCGGCGCAGGCTGACGAAGGTGGCATCAGTTTCTGGCTTCCGGGCCAGTTCGGGGCCTTGGCCGCCGCGCCCACCGAGCCCGGCTGGAGTCTGCCCCTGATCTACTACCACGTCAGTGCCGACGAAAGCGCAAACAAACCCTTCCCCCGTGGAGGCCGGAGCACCCTGGGACTGGATGCCAAGGCCGATCTGCTGTTCGCCAGCCCCACCTATACCTTCGCCGAACCCTTGCTGGGCGCCCAGGCCGCGGTTTCGATGGTCGCCGCGGTGGGACGCTCCGAAGTAAGTGTCGACGCCACGATTACCGGCCCGCGTGGCCGGAGCTTTTCCGGCGGTGTCGACGACAGCCTCAACGGTGGCAGCGACCTTTACCTGTTGGGCACGCTGAAGTGGAATCACGGCGTGCACAACTTCATGGCGTACAGCATGGGTAACATTCCGGTCGGCGCCTACGACCCCGATCGTCTGGTCAATATTGGCCTGGGGCATGCCTCGCTGGATGCCGGTGGCGGCTACACCTACTTCGACAAGGAGAACGAATTCTCCGCCGTGGCGGGCATGACGTACAACTGGGAAAACACCGATGTCGACTACCAGAATGGCATCGATGCCCACCTGGACTGGAGCGCATCGCACTTTATCACCGGGCAGACGCACATGGGCCTGGTCGGCTACTTCTACCACCAGTTGACCGGGGATAGCGGCAGCGGCGCCACCCTGGGCGACTTCAAATCCAGGGTCAGCGGCGTGGGTCCGCAGGCCGGGCATTTCTTCAAGGTCGGCGAACAACTCTGGTACAGCAACCTCAAGGGTTACTACGAGTTTGATGCCAAGAACCGCGCCGAGGGCTGGAACCTCTGGTTGACCCTGGTGATTCCGTTGTCCGGCAAGCAGTGA
- a CDS encoding acyl-CoA dehydrogenase codes for MSQYTAPLRDMQFILNELGHLDQVSQLPGCEDITGDLADAILAEAGKFAQGVLSPLNVSGDREGARWVDGQVHTATGWHKAYQQFVEGGWNALSCEPEYGGQGLPRLVSALVEEMWNGANLSFGLCPMLTRGAIEAIELRGSDLLKETYLPKMISGEWTGTMNLTEPQAGSDLAAVRSRAEPQADGTYRVHGQKIFITYGEHDLTENIVHLVLARVPGAPEGVKGISLFVVPKFLVEADGSLGARNDVRCVSLEHKLGIHASPTAVLAFGDNSGAIGWLVGEENRGLEYMFIMMNAARFSVGIEGIGLSERAYQRALAYARDRVQGNEIGAGSRDKVAIVRHPDVRRMLLSMKSRNEAMRALACQVAVAMDTAHRHGDLQQRQHSQAFVDLMIPVVKGWSTENAIDIASLGVQIHGGMGFIEETGAAQHLRDARITTIYEGTTGIQAADLIGRKIARDKGLAVGRVIERMHAVAQRLADDQDLQAIGRALGPGIVALEQAVDFIVSSYDTRVAVASVGAVPFLELFGTVAGGWQLAESALVAQRCLKEGRAEQDFYRAKLVTARFYADHILARASGLAHAVIHGGDAALAMDDEQL; via the coding sequence ATGAGCCAATACACTGCGCCCCTGCGCGACATGCAGTTCATCCTCAATGAGCTCGGCCACCTCGACCAGGTCAGTCAACTGCCTGGCTGCGAAGACATCACAGGCGACCTGGCCGACGCCATCCTCGCCGAGGCCGGCAAATTCGCCCAGGGCGTGTTGTCGCCACTGAACGTCAGCGGCGACCGCGAAGGTGCCCGCTGGGTCGACGGTCAGGTGCACACCGCCACGGGCTGGCACAAGGCTTACCAGCAATTTGTCGAGGGCGGCTGGAATGCCTTGTCCTGTGAGCCGGAATACGGTGGCCAGGGCCTTCCCCGCCTGGTGTCGGCGTTGGTCGAAGAGATGTGGAACGGCGCCAACCTGTCGTTCGGCCTGTGCCCGATGCTGACCCGCGGCGCCATCGAGGCGATCGAGTTGCGCGGTTCGGATCTGCTCAAGGAGACCTACCTGCCGAAGATGATCAGCGGCGAGTGGACCGGCACCATGAACCTCACCGAACCGCAGGCAGGTTCGGACCTGGCCGCCGTGCGCAGCCGCGCCGAACCGCAGGCCGATGGCACCTACCGCGTCCATGGGCAGAAGATTTTCATTACCTACGGCGAGCACGACCTCACCGAGAACATCGTGCACCTGGTGCTGGCCCGGGTCCCCGGCGCACCTGAGGGCGTAAAGGGCATCTCGCTGTTCGTGGTGCCCAAGTTCCTGGTCGAGGCCGACGGTAGCCTGGGCGCGCGCAATGATGTGCGTTGCGTGTCGCTCGAACACAAGCTCGGCATCCATGCCAGCCCGACCGCGGTGCTGGCGTTCGGCGATAACAGCGGCGCGATCGGTTGGCTGGTAGGCGAAGAAAACCGTGGGCTGGAATACATGTTCATCATGATGAACGCGGCGCGCTTCTCCGTCGGCATCGAGGGCATCGGCCTGTCGGAACGCGCCTACCAGCGTGCCCTCGCCTACGCCCGTGATCGTGTGCAAGGCAACGAGATCGGCGCCGGCAGCCGCGACAAGGTCGCCATCGTGCGCCACCCCGATGTGCGGCGCATGTTGCTGTCGATGAAATCGCGCAACGAGGCCATGCGTGCCCTGGCCTGCCAGGTGGCAGTCGCCATGGACACCGCCCACCGCCATGGCGACCTGCAGCAGCGCCAGCACAGCCAGGCCTTTGTCGACCTGATGATCCCGGTGGTCAAGGGCTGGAGCACGGAAAATGCGATCGACATCGCATCCCTTGGGGTGCAGATCCACGGTGGCATGGGCTTCATCGAAGAAACCGGCGCCGCGCAGCACCTGCGCGATGCACGTATCACCACCATCTACGAAGGGACCACAGGCATCCAGGCCGCCGACCTGATCGGGCGCAAGATCGCGCGTGACAAGGGCCTGGCGGTGGGCCGGGTGATCGAGCGGATGCACGCGGTTGCGCAGCGTCTGGCAGATGACCAGGACCTGCAGGCGATCGGTCGCGCCCTGGGCCCGGGCATCGTGGCGTTGGAACAGGCCGTTGATTTCATCGTCTCGAGCTACGACACCCGGGTGGCGGTGGCATCGGTGGGCGCGGTGCCCTTCCTCGAACTGTTCGGCACGGTCGCGGGCGGCTGGCAGTTGGCCGAATCGGCGCTGGTTGCGCAACGCTGCCTGAAGGAAGGCCGCGCGGAGCAGGACTTCTATCGCGCCAAGCTGGTGACAGCGCGCTTCTATGCCGACCATATACTCGCCCGCGCCAGTGGCCTGGCGCATGCCGTGATCCACGGCGGCGACGCCGCGCTGGCCATGGACGACGAGCAGCTCTGA
- a CDS encoding alpha/beta hydrolase, with translation MLRTVILLFALVVALYLGLCAALFVFQRSLIYFPQPRTLSINATILKLPVADAQVLVSARPHEGPDALIYFGGNAEDVTRNLPAFSQAFPNQAIYLLNYRGFGGSSGSPSEETIQRDALALFDMVHAKHPNTVIVGRSLGTGVAIHLASLRPASRLILITPYSSLEDLAAIKMPLFPVRWLLEDKFESWKQASRITVPTLLIVAEHDEIIPRANTEKLYRHFPTGIASLKVIAGTDHNSISESPHYLKLLASGM, from the coding sequence ATGCTTCGAACCGTCATTTTGCTCTTTGCACTGGTTGTAGCCTTGTACCTTGGGCTTTGTGCCGCCTTGTTCGTATTTCAGCGTTCCCTTATCTACTTTCCGCAACCGCGCACCCTGAGTATCAACGCAACGATTCTCAAGCTGCCTGTTGCCGACGCTCAGGTGCTGGTTTCAGCCAGGCCCCACGAGGGTCCGGATGCGTTGATCTACTTCGGCGGCAATGCCGAGGATGTAACGCGTAACCTGCCCGCCTTTTCCCAAGCCTTCCCCAATCAGGCGATCTACCTGCTGAACTACAGAGGCTTCGGCGGGAGCTCCGGATCCCCCTCCGAGGAGACAATCCAGCGCGATGCCCTTGCCTTGTTTGACATGGTCCACGCAAAACATCCCAATACGGTGATCGTGGGACGCAGCCTGGGTACGGGCGTTGCCATTCACCTTGCAAGCCTGCGGCCCGCATCACGCTTGATCCTGATCACGCCGTACAGCAGCCTGGAAGATCTCGCCGCGATAAAAATGCCCTTGTTTCCAGTGAGGTGGCTGCTCGAGGACAAGTTTGAATCGTGGAAGCAGGCATCTCGAATCACTGTCCCTACGCTGTTGATCGTGGCCGAGCACGACGAAATCATACCGCGTGCAAATACCGAGAAACTCTACCGGCATTTTCCCACGGGCATCGCTTCGCTGAAGGTCATTGCGGGCACTGATCACAACTCGATATCGGAAAGCCCGCACTACTTGAAACTTCTCGCAAGCGGGATGTAA
- a CDS encoding DoxX family protein: MSALLSQLNVLWAPRLLSVLRIVTAFLFLQHGTAKLLGFPHVAFFDELNLFSLIGFAGALELVGGLLLLFGLLTRPAAFILSGEMAFAYFIGHAPKGLFPILNNGEPAILFCFIFLYLVAAGGGAWSLDRMLCRGKPGCDWA, from the coding sequence ATGTCCGCCCTCCTTTCCCAGCTCAATGTGCTTTGGGCCCCGCGCCTGCTCAGTGTGCTGCGGATCGTTACCGCCTTCCTCTTCCTCCAGCATGGCACCGCCAAGTTGCTTGGTTTCCCCCATGTCGCCTTCTTCGATGAATTGAACCTGTTTTCCCTGATTGGCTTCGCCGGCGCACTCGAGTTGGTCGGTGGGCTATTGTTGCTGTTCGGCCTGCTCACGCGACCTGCGGCTTTTATCCTGTCAGGTGAAATGGCTTTCGCCTATTTTATCGGGCATGCTCCCAAAGGGTTGTTTCCAATCCTGAATAACGGCGAACCGGCCATCCTGTTCTGCTTCATCTTTCTATACTTGGTCGCAGCCGGTGGCGGTGCCTGGAGCCTTGACCGCATGCTGTGCCGCGGCAAACCAGGTTGCGATTGGGCATAA
- a CDS encoding transglutaminase-like cysteine peptidase, with protein MRLLGTSSSVPPSDVWEQTDYWASPLETLEQGAGDCEDFALAKYFTLQLLGISESNLRLVYTTLASTKQAHMVLGFWSDTGAEPVLLDNLNLASGRKLPCLSGGCSLASYYTSNSSMCPRI; from the coding sequence ATGAGGTTGCTGGGGACTTCGTCATCAGTGCCGCCTTCCGACGTGTGGGAGCAAACCGACTACTGGGCCTCGCCGTTGGAAACCCTCGAACAGGGCGCTGGCGACTGCGAGGATTTTGCCCTCGCCAAGTACTTCACCCTGCAACTGCTCGGCATTTCCGAGAGCAATCTGCGTCTCGTTTACACGACACTCGCCTCAACAAAACAGGCCCATATGGTGCTGGGCTTCTGGTCGGATACCGGCGCGGAACCCGTGCTGTTGGACAATCTCAACTTGGCCTCAGGCCGAAAGTTACCCTGTCTTTCAGGGGGTTGTTCACTCGCTTCGTACTACACTTCTAACTCATCTATGTGCCCTCGCATTTAA
- a CDS encoding YbhB/YbcL family Raf kinase inhibitor-like protein, whose amino-acid sequence MPLVLDSPAFHAQGPIPARYSCEGKDVSPPLSWSGVPSGTKSLALIVDDPDAPDPAAPRMTWVHWVLYNLPVGTTELPEDLHTLPPGTLQGLNDWQKTGYGGPCPPIGTHRYFHKLYALDTVLPDLKQPTKAQLESAMRSHVLAQAELIGTYRKTR is encoded by the coding sequence ATGCCACTGGTGCTCGATTCTCCCGCTTTTCATGCCCAAGGTCCGATACCGGCGCGCTACAGCTGTGAAGGCAAGGATGTTTCTCCGCCGTTGAGCTGGAGCGGTGTGCCGTCAGGCACCAAGAGTCTGGCGCTGATCGTGGACGACCCGGACGCGCCGGACCCCGCTGCCCCCAGGATGACCTGGGTCCATTGGGTGCTCTATAACTTGCCCGTGGGAACGACTGAGCTGCCCGAAGACCTGCACACGCTGCCACCCGGCACGCTACAGGGGCTCAACGACTGGCAGAAAACCGGCTACGGTGGACCTTGTCCGCCTATCGGCACCCACCGGTATTTTCACAAGCTCTACGCGCTGGACACCGTCTTGCCGGACCTGAAGCAGCCCACCAAGGCCCAACTCGAAAGCGCAATGCGCAGCCATGTCCTGGCACAGGCCGAGCTGATCGGTACCTATCGTAAAACGAGGTGA
- the cycA gene encoding D-serine/D-alanine/glycine transporter, whose translation MEHSTLGHRPDREEHELKRNLSNRHIQLIAIGGAIGTGLFMGSGKTISLAGPSIIFVYMIIGFMLFFVMRAMGELLLSNLKYKSFIDFSADLLGPKAGFFTGWTYWFCWIVTGIADVIAISGYSHFWFPDIPQWLPALGCVGLLLSLNLITVKMFGELEFWFAMIKIVAICALVCTGLYMVVTAYQSPAGNYASLTNLWNDGGMFPHGVMGFFAGFQIAVFAFAGIELVGTTAAETRDPERNLPRAINSIPLRIIVFYVFALIAILAVTPWREVVADKSPFVELFVLAGLPAAAGIINFVVLTSAASSANSGVFSTSRMLYGLALDGDAPSKFKALSKRAVPSNGLIFSCACLLLGALVIYLVPNLMDAFTLITTVSAILFMFVWSMILLSYLAYRKKCDGLHRASSYKMPGGIVMVWICLTFFAFIVALLALEEDTRKALFFVPVWFVVLGLSYRSIRRNKAEVAHLSYKADQ comes from the coding sequence ATGGAACATTCGACTCTTGGTCACCGGCCTGATAGGGAAGAACATGAACTCAAGCGTAATCTGTCCAATCGCCATATCCAACTGATCGCCATCGGCGGCGCAATCGGCACCGGCCTGTTCATGGGGTCGGGCAAGACCATCAGCCTGGCGGGCCCCTCGATCATCTTCGTCTACATGATTATTGGCTTCATGCTTTTCTTCGTCATGCGGGCCATGGGCGAACTGCTGCTATCCAACCTCAAGTACAAATCATTCATTGATTTCTCGGCCGATCTCCTGGGACCCAAGGCCGGGTTCTTCACCGGATGGACCTACTGGTTCTGCTGGATAGTCACCGGCATTGCCGACGTAATTGCCATATCCGGCTATTCACATTTCTGGTTCCCGGATATCCCTCAATGGTTACCGGCACTTGGCTGCGTTGGCCTGTTGCTGTCGCTGAATCTGATTACCGTGAAGATGTTCGGTGAATTGGAGTTCTGGTTCGCCATGATCAAGATCGTGGCCATTTGCGCCCTGGTCTGCACCGGGCTCTACATGGTAGTCACGGCTTACCAGTCGCCTGCCGGCAATTACGCGTCCCTGACCAACCTGTGGAATGACGGAGGGATGTTCCCCCATGGCGTGATGGGATTCTTCGCCGGCTTCCAAATCGCTGTCTTTGCCTTCGCCGGAATTGAACTGGTGGGCACTACCGCTGCAGAAACCAGGGATCCGGAGCGCAATCTTCCGCGGGCGATCAATTCAATTCCTCTGCGCATCATCGTGTTCTATGTGTTCGCGCTGATTGCCATCCTGGCCGTTACCCCTTGGCGCGAAGTCGTTGCCGATAAAAGCCCCTTCGTCGAACTCTTCGTGCTGGCCGGCCTGCCGGCAGCCGCGGGAATCATCAACTTCGTGGTGCTGACTTCCGCGGCTTCTTCGGCCAACAGCGGTGTCTTTTCAACCAGCCGCATGCTTTACGGCCTGGCGCTGGATGGCGATGCACCGAGCAAGTTCAAGGCTCTTTCCAAACGCGCAGTGCCCTCCAACGGACTGATCTTTTCCTGTGCCTGCCTGTTGTTGGGTGCGCTGGTGATCTACCTGGTCCCGAACCTGATGGATGCGTTCACCCTGATCACCACAGTCTCGGCAATCCTGTTCATGTTTGTCTGGTCGATGATCCTGCTGTCCTACCTGGCGTATCGCAAAAAGTGCGATGGCCTGCATCGTGCATCGAGCTACAAGATGCCGGGTGGAATAGTCATGGTCTGGATCTGCCTGACCTTCTTCGCCTTCATAGTTGCACTGCTGGCCCTGGAAGAAGACACCCGCAAAGCGCTGTTCTTCGTGCCTGTCTGGTTTGTGGTGCTGGGCCTGTCCTATCGATCCATTCGCCGAAACAAGGCGGAGGTCGCGCACCTGTCCTACAAAGCGGATCAATAG
- a CDS encoding amino acid permease has product MDPVSQPGVDAPHDDDVKLLHSMGYAQQLSRRMGVFSNFAISFSIICILSGGINSLAQGTSGAGGAAIGIGWPLGCLISGVFAMAMSQISSAYPTAGGLYHWGSILGNRFTGWLTAWFNLLGLVTVLGAINVGTYYFFYGAFGPALGMEDTTTTRVIFLAILTGLQALCNHFGIGLTAKLTDFSGYLIFATAFTLTIVCLLAAPSYDFARLVTFGNYSGEAGGNVWPEVSNGWIFMLGLLLPIYTITGYDASAHTSEETRQAAWSVPLGMVMSVVWSLLFGWLMLSAFVLMLPSLDEAAKQGWNVFFWAMDTQVNPAIKMALYLAIFISQVLCGLATVTSVSRMIFAFSRDGGLPFSKALARVSPTHRSPVAAIWTGATLAVLFVWGSSVISIGETPVYTIVVSCTVIFLFFSFIIPIVLGLFTFGTSKWPTMGPWNMGRGLYSLFAILSIISMVLIFVIGIQPPNDWALYITIGFLILTAIVWFAFEARRFQGPPVGDMISKRQADIAAAEEALNKQAGR; this is encoded by the coding sequence ATGGATCCAGTAAGCCAACCCGGCGTCGATGCGCCGCACGACGATGACGTCAAGTTGTTGCACAGCATGGGCTATGCCCAGCAACTGTCGCGCCGAATGGGCGTGTTCTCCAACTTCGCCATTTCCTTTTCGATCATCTGCATCCTCTCCGGTGGCATCAACTCGCTGGCCCAGGGCACCTCGGGTGCGGGCGGTGCGGCCATCGGCATCGGCTGGCCGCTCGGTTGCCTGATCTCCGGGGTTTTCGCCATGGCCATGTCCCAGATTTCCTCGGCCTACCCCACCGCCGGCGGCCTCTATCACTGGGGCTCGATTCTCGGCAATCGCTTCACCGGCTGGCTGACGGCCTGGTTCAACCTGCTGGGGCTGGTGACGGTGCTCGGCGCGATCAACGTCGGTACCTATTACTTCTTTTACGGCGCCTTCGGCCCGGCGCTGGGAATGGAGGACACAACCACCACACGGGTCATTTTCCTGGCGATCCTGACGGGCCTTCAGGCCTTGTGCAATCACTTCGGTATCGGCCTGACCGCAAAGCTCACCGACTTCTCGGGCTATCTGATCTTCGCCACCGCGTTCACGCTGACCATCGTCTGCCTGCTTGCAGCACCCAGCTATGACTTCGCCCGCCTGGTGACCTTCGGCAACTACTCCGGCGAAGCCGGCGGCAACGTCTGGCCAGAAGTCTCCAATGGCTGGATCTTCATGCTCGGCCTGCTCTTGCCGATCTACACCATCACCGGCTATGACGCCTCCGCACATACCTCCGAGGAGACCCGCCAGGCAGCCTGGTCGGTGCCGCTGGGCATGGTCATGTCGGTAGTCTGGTCGTTGCTGTTCGGCTGGCTTATGCTCAGCGCATTCGTCCTGATGCTACCGAGCCTGGACGAGGCCGCGAAACAGGGTTGGAACGTGTTCTTCTGGGCGATGGATACCCAGGTTAACCCCGCCATCAAGATGGCGCTTTACCTGGCGATTTTCATTTCGCAGGTGCTCTGCGGGCTGGCGACCGTGACCTCGGTCTCGCGCATGATTTTCGCCTTCTCGCGTGACGGCGGCCTGCCCTTCTCCAAGGCGCTGGCCAGGGTCTCGCCGACCCATCGCAGCCCGGTGGCGGCGATCTGGACCGGTGCCACGCTGGCGGTATTGTTTGTCTGGGGATCTTCCGTGATATCGATCGGTGAAACGCCGGTCTACACCATCGTGGTCTCCTGTACGGTGATCTTCCTGTTCTTCTCCTTCATCATTCCCATCGTGCTGGGCCTGTTTACCTTCGGGACCTCGAAGTGGCCAACCATGGGCCCGTGGAACATGGGGCGCGGGTTGTATTCGTTGTTCGCCATCCTCTCGATCATTTCCATGGTGCTGATCTTCGTCATCGGCATCCAGCCGCCGAACGATTGGGCGCTGTACATCACCATCGGTTTTCTGATCCTGACAGCGATCGTCTGGTTCGCCTTCGAAGCCCGGCGCTTCCAGGGCCCGCCCGTGGGCGACATGATCAGCAAGCGACAGGCAGATATCGCAGCGGCTGAAGAGGCGTTGAATAAACAGGCTGGACGCTAA